aaagtaaccccgcacttaaagtaggctaccttcggattggtagatgctaggaaaataccgttttcaggtatggaaagctgaggttctcagcttttaaacaagacccatggtgtgtcttaaggtcaaattaaaaatattctgtcgaacattaaaaaaatgtacttttgaatgggtttcaatggctccaagccggggttgtccaccatttcaaattcgcgcgctccagtgaaggggcattctgacgtaactgcaacccaagaattgcagTACCCATAAACTCAAATATCCATTTCTGACTTTCTCAGTTGTGACACACCTGATGAAAGATTCATTTCAGTTTTTCTCCAGCCAGTTGTACTTAGAGattcaagttttttttctcttattaATTTGGCAGATGCAACAGCTACAGCAACTTCTTGAGCACAGACCTACACAGACAGGATCACTTCCTTGTACTGATGATGAAATCATGACGTCATCTTAAAGCTACAGTGTGCCTTCCCACTAGTGTTCCACTGTGATTATACAGAGCATTCCATTTCATTCCATGTTTCTATTACAGTGTTGCatccaggggtgaaagtagaccaGTGCGCACAGGTGCGTAGCACCGGTATAACATTTACGGCAGGTACTCAGTACAGGGTTAAACCCACAGCTGTGCTACGCTACAGTATGTAAGTACAAAACACATGCAACCACACAATGCCATTTGAAACAAATGTCCTGAAATAGTCTCCTGAAGtagtcatgcagcgatatagatctgtagtgcacGTTTTATTTCTGggaaattaagttttattcagaattaaatggagttaatttggaattaaatgtccctTGTAAACGTAAGGATTGGCTCGTACAGCATGCTTCATGTGGATATGGCAAATCCAACAAATTCCCACCAAGTGAAAAAGACTCACTGTCATCACGACAGACAAGTGTTTTCTTTAGAAAGTGGGAGAACAAGCAAagcagaaaaaagacaaaaaatggtGAAGACAAGACAAAAGTCATGCTTTGGATTGAAAACAATATACTTTATTTTCCAGTGAAAAACTGCATAGCACAGACAGTACATAATTTAATTTCATTGGAGATGCTACATACGAATTTGCATCAAGAATAATGTGCATGAAGAGCAGGGTTTTGAACCAGTTCAAGGAACAAAAATGAAAAGCAGCAACCTTTTCTATTTCACATGGGCCCAAAACGAAACCAGAAACAttcttttttggtaacactttataataagtaccccttttaaagcacaagttaagccttagttaagccttattttaacattagttaacccttagtgaatcacgagttagtcattatgtaagtattatttctcatttcttaatcattaactactaccgttagtaaatggtttgtatgtgctgatgtaactgtttgctaagcaaagttaagccttagtcaagccttattttaaagggacactgtgcaggaaatggtcaaaaaaggtactgcaactatgctgctcattgaaactgggctgcctattgccacatttgatctttacctgacagtttactgagtaataaacaaatattttctagtacggtccaagtacagtcatttttgcagctaaaaatggctatttttggaaattcaaaatggcggaccatggagaagatcccccttttcatgtatgaaaagtgacatttttacagtaataatgaatacttagaatttgatgctgatggtaagtattcatgaaaaaggtaacattagtgaatgggcagcacgaattctggaaataaacaactaaaaatctcacacagtgtccctttaacattagttaacccttagtgaatcacaagttagtcattatgtatttcttggtaattattacatactgttaattaattattcgtttatggtgattgatcTTTCTGCTAATCACTAGTAAactatcattaaaatgtcagataaccctcctttatttctggaaaaaaaacattatctctttgttgtctcctaccacctaacaattaacaagtactattaggcatgtatggtaataaACTCTTGCAGCATCAGTgcaatcttaattaacccttttgtaatggttagtgtgtgatgactggtaacatggcaaacagtaagttgaggctcatgtgactgcccctcatggatgtttctggacattaacaaatgacttgataataaggtgttgtaactccttgataatccataagcaatgcttaacaagtcatatgttaatgtgttgtaaagccttaacaggttttcactttagaacagttccccagatatacttaagtaatgggttataaatctttgataatgcttaagcaatgcttaacaagtcatttgttaatgtgttgtaaagccttaacaggttttcactttagaacagttcctcagatatacttaagtaatggtaaatagactatgtgtatgtgtatgcctcacattcacacagtggtgaccgtggctgccacgcagggtaccaccctgccaccaggagaaacttggggttcagtgtcttgctcaaggacacaacgatggagacaggccgagcggggctcgaacctgaaatctttgggttgctgaacggctcctctaccatctgagctaCCCCCCCCCTCAAGCAATGAGTTGCaactccttgataatccataagcaatgcttaacaagtcatttgttaatgtgttgtaaagccttaacaggttttcactttagaacagttccccagatatacttaagtaatgggttataaatccctgataatgcttaagcaatgcttaacaagtcatttgttaatgtgttgtaaagccttaacaggttttcactttagaacagttccccagatatgcttaagtaatggtaaatagactatgtgtaagtgtatgtctcacattcacacagcggtgaccgtggctgccacgcagggtaccacccttccaccaggagaaacttggggttaagtgtcttgctcaagacgatggagacaggccgagcggggctcgaacctgaaaactttgggttgctgaacggctcctccaccatctgagctaccaccgcctcaaGCAATGTGTTGTACctccttgataatccataagcagtgcttaacaagtcatttgttaattttttgtaaagccttaacaggttttcactttagaacagttccccagatacctaagtaatgggttataaatcctcgataatgcttaagcaatgcttaacaagtcatttgttaatgtccagaaacatccacgaagggcagtcacatgagcctcaacttactgtttgccatgttaccagtcatcacacactaaccatcacAAAAGGATTAAATAAGAtactaaagcaagagtttacaaaccattacctTACATggctaatagtacttgttaatggttaggtggttggagacaacaaagagataatgttttttttttcagaaataaaggagggttatctgacattttaatgatggtttactaatgattagcagaaagttcaatcaccataaacgaataattaattaacagtatgtaataattaccaagaaatacataatgactaacttgtgattcactaagggttaactaatgttaaaataaggcttgactaaggcttaactttgcttagcgaacagttatatcagcacacacaaaccatttactaacggtagtagttaatgattaagaaatgagaaataatacttacataatgactaactcgtgattcactaagggttaactaatgttaaaataaggcttaactaaggcttaacttatgcttaaaaaggggtacttattataaagtgttaccaaacaacaCATTTGAAATAATAACTGCTTTGAATTATTCTTGTCTTATTTAATAAAGGTTGTAATTGTATTAGACATACATTTGTTTTAAGCTGGTGAAACACAATCTCATAGCCATTTGTTAAACAGCTGACAGGGAACGTGAGTAACCTTTTTTGTTGTACCTGGCTCTGCAATGTTTATTTAATGGTGGAACACACAACCGGAAAAGTTTCGGAACGAACCAattacaaaaaatgttttttggttCAAATCGCTGTCTAAGGTAGATAGAGCGTCTCATACTGTGTACATCATCACCATTGTAATGGTTAACCAGTGGGGGGAGTTAAAACCATACTGTAACATTTCTGGAAACAAGTTTACTTACACCTCCCCTTTGAGTTGAACAATTTGGGCTTCATCTTTCTGCTGTTCTTCCAGCCATTCTTTCAGTCtgtcagtgcaaattttacctccaggcCAGCACATATTATTATATCTTATGGGTCCAGCTAGGAgctaaaaatggtacagtatcacaaATTAATTGTTCCTAAAATATCTGTAAATGGCCCTGGACAAGCATTTCAAAGACTTTCAATATTGCAACCAAGATGCATCGTAGTTTGAGTCACCAAAGTAATGATGTGTGACATGACATCCCCAATGAACTCTTTTCATTCGCAACCCCTGCTAGTCTCCGAAAGGGGCATGACAACTCATAGACATGCAGATAAGAACCTtacaagtttcaagtttcaaatgtattagccatatcaacagtataaaaatacagttgctaggaatgtacttTGGTGAGCTCACACATTCAACAATACAACATTTTCCGGGAGAAATTCCTTATGAACCGTCTCCTCCTTATCAGTCATCTCTGAGAGTGTCACCTATTAGTATGATGACGTACAGTAATGTCATGATAATGACATAAACCATCAGAATGGATTAATGCAAAGGGGGTGAGGCAGAGTAAAACCTGATAAACCAGTTTGTCATACGCTTTATTTAGATTGTCTGACTTTGTACAAATTGAAATCCACAGTAGTGTGAGAGGCCCGTTCCGGGGTTAGGGTCCCTAGACATAAATAATGTAACTCTTTGGCTGCTTCAGAGTcactcattcaaatgaatgtcaAAGTACCACACTGGCTTTggctgggggcggggggggttgaacaggactggccgcgcactccgatgctgtcagtgtgaaaggcagagtagaacacactggtCGAACTTAAGCAGAAAAAGACCTCATTCGTCTCGCTCCCGTTCCGTTCGGCCAGTGTGTCTGATGCCTAAGAGGGGCAAAACATATTTTGCAGCCAAAAAGATGGTCTGCAAATATGATTTTATGCTCATAGggtaatttcacatgaaatgagacactttgggaccctATCGACACGGATTTTAATACAACGGACTGAGAATTTCAAATCGGAGGCTAGGACACcattcatccttgattatgtGAGTCAATTTAAGCCACAAATAGATGGTTatgatgttgtttgaaagctccaCAAATTACACAAAAATCCTGGAACACAACAGTCATCCGAATATGAATTATGAGATATTGAAATGTTAACAGTTGAATATcattggaaggtgaaaaagtggatcgcactcgggttcttcttttcttctttttattttttttatttacatagcatcagaagtgtagacaaacgtttcggctgttgccttcatcAGTGTCTCCTGAATATCAAAAaatctatattttaaaatggccaatcACTTTTCTACACCTAGCCTATAATGTCATGAGCAGTACCTGAAATGATGGTGTTTGGTTCTTGTGGCATTCCAGAAATAATGAGACTTAAAGGtggaaatgagttgtaataaagtagtaatagagttGTGTTAAAGAAGAGTACCCCACCTGATAGTCCAccaaaatgctaatgctaatgctaatttgggCAGAGTGTCAGGTGGGGTAACGCATGTCAGGTGGGGTAATGCATGTCAGGTGGGGTAATCTCCTCTAACAATACTCTGTTACTACAACATTACTATGTTACTACAACTATGTACAACATTACTGTGTTACTACAACCCATAATCAAACCTATTGTAGCCAAGTGGACCTTAGGGGATGACCCAAAGTAATAATTATCAAGTTGGAATACCTGCAATTACACGACTACGGAATTCCGCCCCTAGAAATATACATGGATTTAAGGCAAACGCAAGTTCTGACAGACTGGGACAGAGACGTGGATTTCTTGTGCAAAAATAACATTCTTTTTCTTTATTGATACAAAACACCTTCAACATCCAGACCGCCAacataaaataaaagacagaccagagtggtggcctaggcctactagacATGCCTAAATTGTGCCAGGGCCAGGCTAACAGGGCGGGGTGCCAGTTAAGGATAGAGCTAGATGTGTTGTCACCTCTTGTGCTCAGAGACAAATGGCCTATGTTGAAGCACacggcacacacggcacacacacacacacacacacaggtgtactaGCTAAGCAAGTGGTTCAATCAGTTTGGCTACCCACGCTAAGCAAGTGATTCTATCAGTATGGCTACCCACTACACACAACTAGGCTACTAATAATTCACACTAGGGCTCTCTACTACTGGGGCCTGCCCTGCGAGCATGAACTAGTTGGCAACAGAAACAAAATACAGAGAGTAGGCGGTCGgataaaataacaacaaaacaacaaacagaatgCTAAAATCATTATGGGCAAAACAGCGGCGAACAGTGCCTATGACCCTCAATGGTACCCTCTGAGGAGTCAAGCATTTACACAGATGGTTAGCAGTTGTCCACCATTAGGTAGCTATACATTGTCACAATTATTGCACATACAAAAGAATGTCACGCATACCTCAACATCAGTGGATATTGCGCACAATAGACTCCGTGTGCCACGGGGATCACCTGGCTACCCTGGCAatcaacaataaaaacaatagtgAATACACAGGTTTAGATGGGCAGATGAGGCATACAGGCACATAGAATGTTACCCACAaacactgtttacacacacatacctcaagCATTCACAGAGGGGGCATTAGTCTCGGTAGGCTGGAACCAGTCAAACCTCAGCCTACCCAGCAAGActcacagcacagaacacaaacaAATCCGGGAGAGTTCCAGCGAGTCTACCCATTCTGGCTGTTTTTATAAAACTGATGCCTTAGCCaacattaaaggatagttccggcgtaaaatgaaagtttcaccatcgctttcccatgccacataatgtatctaatgatgagccattccgggcaatgccgcgccgttatggagttagctaattttaagctttttggtgaaaaacgcagccaacgcatcacggcggggccaattataaacctattcttttctgatgtttccccgctataaacaacttcaaaaacgctacacacttcatcacaaaggtctcgtcaatcaaaccgaggcacagagaatgtcatcggaccacacaatctttcactggccagtgttttcagaggtgtctcactgttgcaactctctgacccggatgcaggctactcaatcaggtggctaggtaggctaaacatggtccgcggttcgcaccggctgcgaccgtaaaatgaaaagctggaaccccgaccgttttcaccgactgccactatctaaaccagccatattacgggaatggctaatagcattagaagtggacgaaactggcgtaaaaacccggagggatcgctactaccgtgtgtgcaggcagcagatttgaagagttgcatggagagtacaggtaggcagactactcttacaaagtaattgcaacacggtataatataacatggattcagctttttaataacacaccactggtggtgtacttacatctgtaagagtacttctagtacgactttataaattcctccagccctcctccgttgcgtaatggtccatctgacctcgcgcgccctggtcattagagtctacttcactgaaactactctagcatgcttgacatcaaccacatcgaatgcctcaggtcgcacaatttcacaatttcacttgccatcccgcgctagtttgttttgacagtgtatttatctcctgtagtgggctacatttactgtacctgtaggctatgccttcccaaaacagagtgcttgctggcaaagacgcgcggtgttgcaaccagtttcacagattcacagacagtcaagattcatgagccagacacatttacacatgtttctctctcttcaaacatacctccatagccatgcgcctttttgacacagcattcctctttagacggtttcgtttaggtgttccatctcccttactcttcttgtagccatcatccatcatcctcgaaatgctccctccacacacggtagtagcgatccctccgggtttttacgccagtttcgtccacttctactgctattagccattcccgtaatatggctggtttagacagtggcagtcggtgaaaacggtcggggttccagcttttcattttacggtcgtagccggtgcgaaccgcggaccatgtttagcctacctagccacctgattgagtagcctgcatccgggtcagagagttgcaacagtgagacacctctgaaaacactggccagtgaaagattgtgtggttcgatgacattctctgtgcctcggtttgattgacgagacctttgtgatgaagtgtgtagcgtttttgaagttgtttatagcggggaaacatcagaaaagaataggtttataattggccccgccgtgatgcgttggctgcgtttttcaccaaaaagcttaaaataagataactccataacggcgcggcattgcccggaatggctcatcattagatacattatgtggcatgggaaagcgatggtgaaactttcattttacgccggaactatcctttaactggCTAGCCAATTAGCGGCCAGCTGTCCGATGACATCACCGGCTATGGAAGCCGTCAAGGGACAATCTTGTAACAGTGACAGTCCCACCTGTTACACTATAAATCACATTATCTCACGAAATGACTCAAGAATCAAACACCATCATTTCAGGTACTGTTCGGGTCCCAAactgtctgatttcatgtgaaatgaccccatAAAATGATTGGCAAATGATGATTTTGAGGTACTCTTGAAAGCATGACCAGACATCCATCCATGCTCTTCTCATTGCTTTGTTTTGCTCATCATCCAGAAGACCAGGATGCCCCCCAGTACCATGCCACTGGTCAGGTAGGTGAGGGCAATGGCTCCCTCAGAGGTGGGCTTGGGCGGGGTCACCAGCGGGACGGTTGTGATACGGAACTTTGCAATGGCAGCAATGCTACACATCTGTGGAGGACAAGGAGATTTACATACACATCAATACAACTGAAAATTGCAATATACATAGAACATGTGGAACAAGTGCGTCTGTAAAAAGTAAAAATGGGGAAATTAAGCTCTTACCCATCCACCCATTCTGATGATCCAGCCGACCACATTCTTCCTCAGGTATCCCACAGCCTGGGTCAGCATCTCTCTCACATCCCCGAGGCCTGTAGTCACCAGCTAGTCCAgacattacaaaaaaaacaaattcaaACCATGATCACAGCCAATCAAATCATGATGATAGTGTGCATTTGTATAGGCCTAGGTGGTGCATCCACATAACACCACAGGAAAAGGCACTACACTTGTAAAtggtcaacatgatctccaaaagttctgtgctcctggacacggatgttaagggcacaaaatctgtgtccaggagcacggattttgccaaaatcccgtgcccctggacacggaattgttttccgtgctcctggacacggaattgttttccgtgatggacaaagagaagtgctctctctataggctactcccatagctctatgtttccacagtcttgttttttctcaggatttttctaatttaaaatattttttctcaaaaacaaaaacatttcctactgacaggttagggttagggattgttttggtctgggcacagctagttttctttgaTTTGaaagcctagcaaccaactggaaaaggtatttctcaaaaatatgtcttaaatgacaggttaaggttagggaatgttttggtcagggcacaacttaaattgctgtagcattattttgtttaggattagcatttggtatgtatttagagttacacagtgctgtggtaatagcctatagaaagcacttccgtgtgcccatcacggaaaacaattctgtgtccaggagcacagaaaataattctgtgtctaggagcacagaattttggcaaaatccgtgctcctggacacggatttcgtgtctttaacatccgtgtccaggagcacagaatttttggagatcaggctgaaatgGTATGTCCATTGATGGGCAGAATGGACTTGGGATCTACTGAATGGACTTGGGATCTACTGAAGTCATTGAGTGTAACAACGATGCGTTGAAAGTGTGAACAGCTTACCCTCACAGCGAGTTTCCCCAGTGTGTAGAATAACATAACAATCCTTCCCCAGTTGATAATGCCATCGTCAAACATTTGCGCCATCAAGTTGTGGTAGAAGTTTCCAACATTTCCTGGATTCTCCTGGATATAATTTACCACACCATCGACTGTGCTATGAATGAATTGCAGGGTTAGGGTTGAAACCAAGGAGGTCTGTCATGTGTTAACTGCAATTTACTGGAAGTTGACAGCAGAAGCAGATGGTTACCTATGTCTATGCCACTGGATACAACTCATACTTGCTTCAAATCCATTGAAATGTTCAGTGTTTAAATTTGTCTAACATCACATGAAGAAGGCCCTTTGTTTAGGATCAATTGATTTAATGAACTGGTAACAAACACGTGGCAGGACTCTTTCTTATGCTTCCTCTATGAACCCAGAATGCCTGCCCCTGGTTATGAAAAGTGTGTGATGGCATTAAATACTCACTCAGCTATCCGTTGTACGTGTCTTTCTTGTACCCAGTCACCAGTCTCCTTAAGCATCTCAGCCACCTGTGTTATCACTATGGCCTCTTTGCCTTGTGCAGGTTTGGTTTTGGGCAGCAACGACACAACATCTACACCCCTCCCCTTTAGGTTGTTCGCCACAACTCTGACATAGTAAAATAGGAGAAGTGGGACACAAAAGCAAACAATTCCAATTAAAGAAGATGAATAATAATCATTTGGAACTTTTGTGTGGGCATACTATTTTGTATAATATGTAACGTATTATATATAATCCAATAAAGAGAATATTATTTCaatccatacagtagtggcattagctgtggtaaCACACCAGATAAT
This is a stretch of genomic DNA from Engraulis encrasicolus isolate BLACKSEA-1 chromosome 6, IST_EnEncr_1.0, whole genome shotgun sequence. It encodes these proteins:
- the LOC134450524 gene encoding bcl-2-related protein A1-like, with amino-acid sequence MASEGISEDNMTENILHRVVANNLKGRGVDVVSLLPKTKPAQGKEAIVITQVAEMLKETGDWVQERHVQRIADTVDGVVNYIQENPGNVGNFYHNLMAQMFDDGIINWGRIVMLFYTLGKLAVRLVTTGLGDVREMLTQAVGYLRKNVVGWIIRMGGWMCSIAAIAKFRITTVPLVTPPKPTSEGAIALTYLTSGMVLGGILVFWMMSKTKQ